The genomic window tgtaccgTGGAAGTGCGCTggaagttatatatatatatataaaaatgtcctggctcttccaagctttacaacggtagtaaatgggtgttgaaattttgaagtccaaaaaaagtgcatccatccatgatAAAAAAAGGGCTCCagatggctccagggggttaataaaggtcttctgaagtgaatcgatgtgtttaaaaatatctatatttaacaCTTAATAAACACTGTTGTACACTGTAATAAGTAATAAGTTGTATTTACTTAGAAAACCTGTGGAAACTGATTGCCTCACATTTCTCAAGCAAATTATTGTCATTAATATCATTTTTGAGTTGATATATGTATAGGTTACCAGAAAACTTGAGTATTGGTAACTCAATTTGACAAGTTTAGCCAACTTAGAGATTTACGTTAAGCTTAGTGCACAGAACTCAAACAAAACAGTTCACTTAACAAGTCTTCTTTGTTCACATTACTAGCAAAATGTGTGGAAACTGATTGCCTTAAAATTTTCAgttatttgtttaataaaacttATAGTCATTACATTTAAAACATGCTATCAAATCAACaacctaaaaacaaaaaaatttgcatatactctactcagaaaataaatacatttgtttgGCCATACAAAAAACAGTGAAGAATTGCAATTTCAGGTGTTGAAATGCAGAAATGGAGAACTCTGTGAACAAATTTAGTAGTAAAATTTCCTAGTTCCCAATccaaaaaatgacagatttttcatttttggttgaaattattgcatgatttactcaccctcaagccattctaggtgtatatgactttcatctttcagataaacgcaatcagagttatattacaaaatgtcgtggctcttccaagctttataatggtagtaaatgggtgttgagattttgaagtccaaaaaagtgcatccatccatcataaaaagagctccacacagctccatggggttaataaaggccttctgaagagaatcaatgtgtgtgtgtgtaagaaaaatatctatatttaacactttataaactgtaatctctagctttcgaTAACTGTCAGGCACATTCACATAAGAATGTACTctcgcaagaaccaagttttgtttacagcaaatgaAAACCAGTCTCCCTTCAGCTTTTATACATAATCCTCCAACACTTGTCTTTTCAAATCCTTGTAATGTACTTCTAATTTGTACAAATCTCTCTTGTGAGTTAGAGCTGACGGTTTAGAAAGTTTCAAAtacggatatttttcttatacaaatgCATTGACTCACTTtagaaagcctttattaacctccagagtcatgtggagcactttttatgatggatggacgcacttttttagaattcaaaatctcaacacccgttcactgccattataaagctcggaagagccaggatattttctaatataactccaatagtattcgtctgaaagaagaaagtcataaacacctaaactcttaaaaataaaggtgcttcacgatgccatagaagaacctttttgtgtttaaatggttccataaagaacctctaactcttgaagaacctttctctttttcaaaaggttctttgtggtgaaagaaggttcttcatattataagaaggtggttctttaaagaacctttgactgaatggttctttgtggaaccaaaaatggttcttctgtggcatcgctgcgaagaaccttttaaagcacctttatttttaaaagagtaggatggcttgagggtgagtaaatcatgaggcaaatttcatttttgggtgaactgtctctttaagtgcAAAACTTTGTAAGTCAAAATTAAAGCCTTTTAAATAGCTTTTTAAATGCTTTCAAAGGAAAATTTCACTATCTGAAACTGTTAACTCCAAATGTTATCTAAAAAACGAACGTATCCTGTTTGCTAAAAAGATCTGTGCTTTACAAAGCAGCAGCGCATGTCTGTCAGTAGGAGCACAATTAATCACTTACCAGCTTCTTAAAGACACAACGGCCGATTGAATTCATCTAGACTGAAGCGATTGTTTACTTGTATTATTTCTCTTATCAGTGGGTTTCATTCTTGCAGTGCTATTATTAGCCACCAGACTGTGTTAGAAAGACTTGTTCTCAGGGTGTTTTCCCTTTCGCAAGTCTGCAAGTACACAACAAGTTTGCCAGTTGGAACAGAGCCATTGATtacattacaaatatatatttgtaagtTTGTAACATCCTGGTTCCCTCGACAAAAACCCAATAGGAATTTTCCATTGCCGTTTGAATTTTTGCCGAAAatcaaatataattatatatttgtaGGCTATAAATGAACTGAACCATGGTCACCACAAAGGACAATCTCATTTTTTCATAGCTATAAACTTGTGATGAATGTGCATTGCAAAATTAGCGTTTGAATTGTATCAGAGACGACCTGCTCCTCCCATCATTCTCTGCTGCTGTATATTTTGAGGGCATTGTTTCTCTGGCATACAAGCCTGATTTTGCCCATTCTTCATGCTAAATCTGAAGCACAATCTCTGCTGAAGGAAACCCACACCAGCTGATATTTATATCCACTTGTTAGCGGCATTGTTCACCGACGTAACAAGATGTTTGTGTGAAGTATATACAACTCACTGATGTACTGCGGAGGGAAAGAAACTTAATGACTTAATGAACAGCTGCCAACTACTGATTGCGAAGAAATGTGTTTGTATTCTGTTGCTTAGCAGTGCGACttgtcttaaaggaatagttcacccaaaaattaaaatctggTGAGAGTTCAAAATCCAAACAGCtgtttaaaaacatcacaatggtggatttgtttcttgtaaacatgcagcttttcacttcacaagatgttaattgatgcacttgtggattattgtgatgtgttcatcagctgtttggactctcattctgacggcacccattcgctaaGCATGCAGAAACACAAAAATGGCCGTAGTCGATAAATGGTTGACAAATAGTCCAGGATTCCTGATGATGTTCCAGGATCAACAAAGATGATTAATCAAGAGACTACTTGGGGGAAAAAAAGCGACTGTTTGATATCAATGTTGTTTCAGGACTAAAAAGGGATGTTGATTCTGGAATGTGTTGTTCTTGGATAAATCAGAAATGTCATAATCTCTCTCTTTCTTATGTCTCTGTAGACACCTTTGACCCCAACCTTCCTGAGGAGGGTCCGTCTGCTCCGCCTCCAGGCTGGCTGGATTGTGTAACAGGCTATGAGGAACACAAGGGTGGAGGTGAAAAGCTTTTATGTGAACCACTTGTATAGATTAAAGATAGACTGATAGCAAGTGTACTATTGTTTATAATAAACCACTATTATGTACACTAAGGCAAtacaacaataatataatattagaaataatgtattattattattacaatattatctATTTGAAGTCactataaaaacaatattttattattattattattattattattattattattattacagcactattattttaataatacactGTTATGTATCTGcagacaaaataataatataaaataataattatgattaaaaataaataataataataataataataaatattattattgttgttgttgttacaacAATTATTgttatacatatataattattattagtatgacactgttattttaataataaactaataataCACTACTATTATGTagggcataataataataataatacttattattattattattattattattattgttgttgttgttacaacaattatatatacatatatagaacaattattatcatcattaacaCACTTTTTTGTACTCtaaagcataataataataatttattataacaatCATTgcttataacaataataacaatagcaataataatacaatgttattattattattagtagtagtattaatttGTTGTTACAACAATTATTGTCATTGTTAtgtataacaattattattattaagacacTGTTATTTTAATAATACACTTTTGTACTCTaaggtataataataataataataataataataataataattgttattattgttactgatatataacaattattattacttttatttagtattattattaagacACTGTTATATTCATAATACACTATTATGTACTCTAGGTAggacacaataataataaaataataataataaaaattattattattattattattatgacactattattataataatacactattatatacataatataataaaataatttaaattaaattaaataaataattacaaataataatagtaataataatttattataacaaGTATTGCTTAATAAATGTGATTATTATTTGTCATTGTTGTTACAACAATTGttatataataacaattattattatcattgttttaataatacaCTATTATGTACTCGAAAgcacaataaaaataacaataataacaattacagttaataaaaatgattgctattattaatacatgttattatttgtaatattattatgacactattataataataataatacactatTATTAAGACACTGTTATATTAATAATACACTATTATGTACTCTAagagacaataataataataaaatacaataataataaaattattattagtagtacattttattattgtaaatattattattaatatttattatgatactattattataataatatactaTTATATTCACAAAGTATTATAcgcataataatataataaaaataataattattaaaaattaaataaataataacaaatagtaataatttattataacagttattGCTTTTAATAATGacaaatattattatgattagttgtttattgtttttacaattgttatataaaaacaacaattattattattattttaataatacattagtATGTACTCTAAtggacaaaaataataattattagtagtatttgttattgttgttacaacaattgttgttattgttatataACAATTATTTGTTATTGTCATTATTGTTAagacaataacaaataataataataataataatactaacataattaataattaattaagaattagtaaaataattattagaaaaaataaaataattaatataattaatagttACTGGATGATTCAAAATATCAGTATTGATCAAAAATGTAATAACAGTAAGTCTTTAACTTGTAAAATCAATTAAAGACAGTAAACAGTCTATGACCCTAAAATCACACTTATGTCTTTAACTTCTTTAACTTTTTGTGTTCTTGTTGGCAGACTGTACAGATCAAATCTGTCCTCCTCCACCAGACTTTGTCCCTAAACCTGAAAACGACAAAAATGCCTCAGTTCCAAACGTCATGTAGGTACAATATTGTTTTCCACTGCACAATGTCATTACGAATACAAAAATCATATTCATACAACATTTAATAAGGAAAAAAGTGAATAATTTGGTATAGTGCATGATGCATATAGATTTATTAATTTGCATACTTACCAACAGGGTGCCCACCGTCTCAGAAGATGTCGCGAGAGACGCTCTACTCCAGTTTGTGGGTAAAAAATGGACATACAGCAGCAAACCAGCCAAAAATCTGATCTTCAAAGAGCTGAAGCCTTTTACAGTTTACCGTGTAAATCTTGTTATTATTTGTTCTCGACATTATTATCACATATTTTAATAACTACATGACCGTTAGTCCTGCATCTTTTCAGTACCGCTTGGAAACTTTCACAGAGTCCAGATCAAGCGCCTGGGAATCAGAGCCACACACAGGTGCCTGATGACACAGATACAATcatatgaataataatttaaaaaagccaaaacagcatattaatatatttctctcaggtcagtgtgtggatgggcCCCAAAATGGAATGAGCCCCCCACCATGGCACATCCAAGTGTCTTACCCACCCAAATTCACTGACGCCGTTCAGAAAGTCAGAGTCCCGCACTCGTCATTCATAAAGGTATGCCTTTAAACAACATATATTCATATAAATGTTATAACTTACCACCGAAAGTAACTCTACAAATATTGCTACAAGCAGCAGTTAAGGGGCCAAGCACTAAGAAGGCAAGATAGGTCATGCCAGCAAATAAGTAATTTTATGCAAAATGGCAGAAAAATCAAATACAGTCACTATTAATATGATTAAAAGATTTGATTAAGATTTGTTAAGATGTGgtgtggtcagtgtgaggtgacaatggcacaaataaagtttggtctcaatatgtcaaagccttgcagagatacagcctcaagAGTCATTACAGCTTACATTTGTCGAGGCACTGTACAAATATGGTTTcgtctatcaacatgaaatccatcaATTTGTGTCAGCACAgactgaagatgatctgacttgatTTGGGCTAAAATCGGATGAACAGTCTAGGATGACTACGCaaaagtatgttttcaacataaatcaaaacggCAGACAGGAAGTTCGATGGCACAACTTGTATCTCTATTCTCGGCATGACTAagggaatattttgagaccagctTCATTACAAAAGGCTAATGCaaacaaaagttattagcatttttggaaatttcattattaatggttaatgaGTGGTTTactacttttgaccaataggtggcgctgttaccaaattgatgtggtgtggtcagtgagaggtgacaatggcacacacaatttttggtgtcaatatgtcaaatctttggagagatacagcctcagatgcagtttggcatgattccagcaaattcgttgatgtgttAAACTTTAACCATTTTGTATATTggcacgaaatccataactttctgCCAGCATGGCCTGAAGATAATCTGAAAATTTTGTGTAAATCGGACCAATAGTCAAGAAGGAGTatgaaaaagtatgttttcaacattaattaaAATAGTGACTATGGtaaaattggtatctatgttttcggcatgacccaaagaatataTTGAGACATTCAAAAGTTATTGTCATTTTTTCAAACTTTTGTTCGCAAGGTGGCATTGCTCTGAAACTTTTTGAGTACCATCAGGGCATGATGCTGAAGACACATAGCGAGTTTTGTAATGATACGGCAATAcgttcataaaatatagcattttatgacaaaattccaTATAGTTGACACCCAAAGTGGCTGACATGGgaaatctaaagagaccagttttgtgatttttttggccaaagcattcagaagttataagttaaaataaaattttcataTCTCATGACCACTAGGTGGTGCTGCTCCAAAACTGCATAGGTAGCCTCAGGTAATGGTTTTtataacacataccaagtttggtcCCAATACGCCAAatcgttgcggagatatagcctcacctCCATTTTTGCGTGTTCTTCATAGAATTCGTTCACACGTTAAAACTTTGGATAAATCTAAGACTGTCCTATATCAGTGTGCCAATTTTCATAACTTTCctacaagcggttctatgggctgccataatGGTTAATGAGTGGTTTactacttttgaccaataggtggcgctgttaccaaattgatgtggcgtggtcagtgagaggtgacaatggcacacacaaagtttggtgtcaatatgtcaaagctttgcagagatacagcctcagacacAGTTTGGCATGattccagcaaatttgttgatgtgttAAACGATAACCAtttaaaaaagtaggttttcaaataTAATCAAAATAGTGGATAGGAAGTTCGGTTGAACCAAAacaaaattggtatctatgttctcggcatgacccaaagaatatattgagacattaaaaaattattagcATTTTCAGCTGCCCCATGATGCCGAAAGTACATAGCGAGTTGTAACGATACGGGAATGCATTCATAAAATctagcattttatgacaaaattcaaaatagCCGACAcaggctgacatgggaaaattatgTTTGGACTCGACATTCTCCACTGAATCTAAAGATACctgttttgtgattttttttgccTAAggcattcagaagttataagcaaaaatagcgaTTTTTCagaccactaggtggcgctgctCTGAAATTGCAGGTatcctcaggtcatgcttgttataacacactccaagtttggtctcaatatgcaaaaactgttgcggagatatagcctcacatccatttttgcgtgctctTTGTAGAATTCGTTCACGCGTTTTTcgagaatggtttgactaatcTACTTGAACTCCATAACTTTTTACCAGCTTGGtatgagccaattttggtgaaaatcagacaaaccatccaggacgagttcgaaaaagtagattGTATTACCATTAAAAATAGAGGAAAGAactatgatttttatttttggtgtttatTCGACTCGAAAAATAAATTTCCTTCTAGCCCTTATGGTTCAAAcgttattagcagaaacatgagtgaaactttggacaagtggtggcgctaaagagtttgagttagagactccaaacttgctatggttaatgatgAGCCTGTCCTCTATCATTGTGccaaatttaataatttttccacaagcggttctatgagcagccatagacccaagagcggaagaaatggaagaagaataataataatctatCGGATACAAGAGCTCTTAATTTATCTATGTAAGTCAGACTTTTGCTCATGTTTTGATGAGTGCATTGTCATTGCAGCCTTGCCACCGATGTCATGGTAACGGCAAAGTGAGGTGTCACCACTGCAAAGGACGAGGACTGGTACGTACatgttcattttttaataatatctgCCAATGTTTTATTCTACTGACTGCTTGCTTCAAAACAAATTCAGACTCGCTGTATGTTCTGTCACGGCTCTGGTCACAGTCGCAATCGACGCTGTACAACCTGTCACGGAAGAGGGAGAAAAAGGTAGTTCAATGGTTAAACTGACTGACAGTGTGGTGTAATGTGTTTTATAAGCTCatgtgaaaatataaaatatctcaCCTCCTGCTTTCAGGTGTGTTTCTTGTCACGGAAAGGGTTACAAAGGCTGCCTCACGTGTAACGGTTACAGAAACCTTGTGCATTTCATACAGCTTACAGTTACATGGTAAATGTGctgttaaaattgttttttatGCTAATTATGCTAAGTCTGTGTTATGGTAAGCTAGTGTACATGTGAAATGTTATACACTGTCTGTGGTCGATGCATCAGTCTGTTATTAGCTCTCATGGTCTCAGTTCCTGTTGTAGTTCCTGCTTTGGTCTACACAATAATCTGCTCTGttcatctttgttttatttatgtggTTATCTGTGTATAACACCATATTGTTTCACAGGAAGAACCAGGTGTTTGAGTTTATACCCGACCGAGTGCCTGAATTCCCGATGAAGAAGTTTGAGAAGGTGTCTGGGGAAGCATTCTTTGTAGATGAAAACCTCCTGGTATACATTGGTTTATTTAATTAACTGATACATTCATTATAATTTTGATATTTAAATAggtctatccaccttattttgccTGGTCtaatctgcgtccagctattgtTTTGCTGTACAAAATAGCTTGATTTGCGGCTAATTAAgcaaattagtgtgtcttaccatattattttaatgtcttGTTTTAATTATGAACCGTTTACAGCATGTTATTTTTCTCGATATTAGCGGCTACTTTTCCATGTTTACGAGATGTAGAGTTA from Garra rufa chromosome 7, GarRuf1.0, whole genome shotgun sequence includes these protein-coding regions:
- the LOC141339145 gene encoding protein SSUH2 homolog; protein product: MDDKDEDIDTFDPNLPEEGPSAPPPGWLDCVTGYEEHKGGDCTDQICPPPPDFVPKPENDKNASVPNVMVPTVSEDVARDALLQFVGKKWTYSSKPAKNLIFKELKPFTVYRYRLETFTESRSSAWESEPHTGQCVDGPQNGMSPPPWHIQVSYPPKFTDAVQKVRVPHSSFIKPCHRCHGNGKVRCHHCKGRGLTRCMFCHGSGHSRNRRCTTCHGRGRKRCVSCHGKGYKGCLTCNGYRNLVHFIQLTVTWKNQVFEFIPDRVPEFPMKKFEKVSGEAFFVDENLLVYPIEGFPDREICDASKGAIQNHLLKYSAVSRILQQRQTIELVPLTHVYYAYSGKDYDYFVFGRENKVHTTKYPSSCSIL